A single Drechmeria coniospora strain ARSEF 6962 chromosome 03, whole genome shotgun sequence DNA region contains:
- a CDS encoding protein family UPF0592 → MNTASQSPATRSTPARFSLAVRTRARITVTDGCSCKGPASSPPPSLPTVTDSFVRQSGGIQYPIDASDRPPRTTPGDHHRQPPGPALTAFTIFLNPGPNFVLDLDLILIPVPAQPLLILLLLLLLPLHSSSSPSLSSSSIPSSIPSSPTYGIACSPPSSSTLDAPAARPFIPFRLTLLSRAAVPRCRAETRRGRETCKCHAATTTMAPAAGLYSKSLARSQSSPDLFSLPSFDFGFDADSSTAAAPAPEAQEKIDCKGWTDLIEFDVPSFNADFQLDTSAFAKSDLARSTSATEPHPAPVLRSTTRKDKVPETPLQRKGTLSRSKTASLINLQRSWFRSSPKSSNTSGSEGRRKASPLSEMETSDSPSESPPPARGTPTSSTFASISRWPSWATSSRSPSPKGAVEQASKPLATAATTRHAKAAPKRLQLVTDMDLQKTDSPLTPVSAKPPPVPKAVTRPAVYFAKSKQGGPPTPATMAMDGFRCDTSCASPSTSIGHRDSNDEKVAGDETGDETGDETGVGDEHSDDDLSFRTSDESSDKPSDETSDKTSDKTSDKSSDKSSASRSSCSDGSTSTPITDDSSVEMPPHLPDPLWSAFKSLEVDVKGFASKQTSQRVHLVKNALLPFLRTTADHSSNFDLCLEHVDRRATAMNRWWSAILDLLDDQGLHAVAGIDRPILLEAATLLMMRSEWRQATSYFQPLELRSPLERVRPRRWTSTSASTQTSHESAFLAESAEHNVRTMFVTNLVKQMGYVVSTMSMRHAPLSLVNFAGKTCAYAFFFAPSVADILVRLWGITPELIRRTADEFGLPRKSSGESEDITALFPPTLGQFGWRSAGATWEMLKQVPKLSLLVARISWTGPWVQRWKGRDTDLFFIFCKYYHVLANQFIPSGLPLTEVARSPTFVLVHAHLLSTFDATIHRQTAMENAYGAPLIDSIQGADTSAMAMAMTLPPTNLMKGMAENRLIVLLRDALTDDASQMTYARHTIAQAFAALMRGATCKTSQFNSAACFTLCDFLEEAVMIYHDFESRDLSVRYIDWTFWLDVCRRIMSSLNTMSEVRILSFLYTTWDALTKDPRRKEALCLSWLLTEETFDAFFNNWCPMVRAYYQRLLCWRICRDDGSATEVDVKIMAVAATRLRTAWSHCLFLKRSAEEAGRVPPSTVPTCPVPGKRFIIIRQEVNTPVPGPLMGFDTFARIIKESPSSKELPEPSSVTARGDSKKRWSLLGKVLSMTGGASAEQTVVPDAAGKGPFAGTQTFGARHEVAETPTRGFSPLTLLGSMKSGTRSVESDSACSSPVFDEQKYVFKFVLGWHQSQTQAGGLDLRRPRLPAPAHSQVGARARMASEMWPLSDDADDAAAGGSSQQQASSECRRSSVNTSVELWLRGTPTPVVALEHESRSVATAGADDGPAGETPFVSTEAPTQDGPDGRRESLTKAAKPVGVYARNAVYLGRALGEWAQVVHECNGFIDRRHNEGVSQLGDVEVPQMGVEGLRKAAG, encoded by the exons ATGAACACGGCGTCTCAATCTCCGGCAACCCGATCGACGCCCGCCCGATTTTCTCTCGCCGTACGGACGCGAGCCCGCATCACTGTCACCGACGGCTGTTCCTGTAAAGGGCCCGcttcctcccccccccccagcctGCCCACCGTGACCGATTCGTTCGTTCGTCAGAGTGGAGGCATCCAATATCCAATCGACGCCAGTGACCGACCACCGAGGACCACCCCCGGCGACCACCACCGCCAACCACCAGGGCCAGCGCTCACGGCATTTACTATATTCCTCAACCCCGGCCCCAACTttgtcctcgacctcgacctcatcctcatcccAGTTCCAGCCCAAcccctcctcatcctcctcctcctcctcctcctccctctccactcctcctcctccccctccttgtcctcctcctcgatccCATCCTCCATACCATCCTCGCCCACGTACGGGATTGCAtgctcgcctccctcgtcctcgaccctgGACGCACCTGCCGCGCGTCCATTCATTCCGTTCCGCCTCACGCTGCTTTCTCGTGCTGCCGTGCCCCGCTGTCGAGCAGAGACGAGGCGGGGAAGGGAAACGTGCAAATG CcacgcggcgacgacaaccATGGCCCCGGCCGCGGGCCTCTACTCCAAGTCCTTGGCGAGGTCGCAGTCGAGTCCCGATCTGTTCTCCTTGCCGTCCTTTGACttcggcttcgacgccgaCTCCTCGACCGCTGCCGCTCCCGCACCCGAGGCCCAGGAGAAGATTGACTGCAAGGGTTGGACTGACCTCATCGAGTTTGACGTTCCCTCCTTCAACGCCGACTTTCAACTCGACACGTCGGCGTTTGCCAAATCCGACCTGGCTCGCTCGACATCCGCCACCGAGCCTCACCCCGCACCGGTGCTCCGGTCGACGACTCGAAAGGACAAGGTGCCCGAGACGCCGCTGCAGCGGAAGGGTACCCTCTCGCGGTCCAAGACGGCTTCGCTCATCAACCTGCAACGATCATGGTTCCGCTCGAGCCCCAAGTCGTCCAACACGTCGGGATCCGAGGGGCGTCGGAAGGCATCGCCGCTGTCCGAGATGGAGACCAGCGATTCCCCGAGCGAGTCGCCGCCCCCGGCGCGTGGCACGCCCACCTCGTCCACTTTCGCCAGCATCTCGAGGTGGCCTTCCTGGGCCACCTCATCccggtcgccgtcgccgaaggGAGCGGTGGAGCAAGCCAGTAAGCCGTTGGCGACGGCTGCCACCACGCGCCACGCCAAAGCGGCGCCCAAACGTCTGCAGCTCGTCACAGACATGGACCTGCAGAAAACTGACAGCCCTCTCACCCCCGTTTCTgcgaagccgccgcccgtcCCCAAGGCGGTGACCCGCCCGGCCGTGTATTTTGCCAAGTCGAAGCAGGGTGGTCCGCCCACCCCGgcgaccatggccatggaTGGGTTCCGTTGCGACACCAGCTGCGCCTCACCGTCGACCAGCATAGGACACCGCGACTCCAACGACGAGAAGGTCGCTGGTGACGAGACCGGTGACGAGACGGGCGACGAaaccggcgtcggcgacgagcactcggacgacgacttgAGCTTCCGAACGAGCGACGAGTCGAGCGACAAGCCGAGCGATGAGACGAGCGACAAGACGAGCGACAAGACGAGCGACAAGTCGAGCGACAAGTCGAGCGCGTCGCGGTCATCCTGCAGCGACGGTAGCACAAGCACGCCAATCACCGATGACTCGTCGGTCGAGATGCCACCTCATTTGCCGGATCCCCTCTGGTCGGCCTTCAAGTCTCTCGAGGTGGACGTCAAGGGGTTTGCTTCCAAGCAGACATCTCAACGTGTCCACCTGGTCAAGAATGCCTTGCTTCCGTTCTTGCGCACCACAGCGGATCACAGTTCGAACTTCGACTTGTGTCTCGAGCACGTCGATCGAAGGGCGACCGCGATGAACAGATGGTGGAGTGCCATtctcgacctcctcgacgaccaaggccttcacgccgtcgccggcatcgaccgGCCCATCCTTCTCGAGGCCGCCACGCTGCTCATGATGCGATCGGAATGGCGCCAGGCGACGTCGTACTTTCAACCGCTCGAACTCCGCTCCCCTCTGGAGCGCGTCAGGCCGAGACGGTGGACcagcacctcggcctcgacccaAACGTCGCACGAGTCGGCCTTCCtggccgagtcggccgagCACAACGTGCGGACCATGTTTGTCACCAACCTCGTGAAGCAGATGGGCTACGTCGTGAGCACCATGTCGATGCGCCACGCTCCCCTCAGCCTCGTCAACTTTGCCGGCAAGACGTGCGCCTacgccttcttcttcgccccGAGCGTCGCCGACATCCTCGTTCGCCTGTGGGGTATCACCCCGGAGCTCATCCGACGGACCGCCGACGAGTTTGGACTCCCGCGCAAGTCCTCAGGCGAAAGCGAGGACATCACCGCCCTCTTCCCCCCGACCCTGGGCCAGTTCGGTTGGAGATCGGCGGGCGCGACGTGGGAGATGCTGAAGCAGGTGCCCAAGCTGTCCCTGCTCGTCGCCAGGATCTCCTGGACGGGGCCTTGGGTGCAGCGGTGGAAGGGCCGGGACACCGATCTCTTCTTCATCttctgcaagtactaccACGTCCTCGCCAACCAGTTCATACCCTCCGGCCTGCCCCTGACCGAGGTGGCGAGATCGCCGACCTTTGTCCTCGTCCACGCCCACCTGCTCTCCACCTTTGACGCGACGATTCATCGGCAGACGGCCATGGAGAACGCCTACGGAGCGCCGTTGATCGACTCGATCCAGGGGGCCGAcacctcggccatggccatggccatgacccTTCCGCCGACCAACCTGATGAAGGGTATGGCCGAGAATCGGCTGATCGTGCTGCTGCGGGACGCCCTCACCGACGACGCATCCCAGATGACGTACGCCCGCCACACCATCGCCCAGGCCTTTGCCGCCCTGATGAGAGGGGCGACGTGCAAGACGTCGCAGTTCAACAGCGCCGCCTGCTTCACGCTGTGCGATTTtctcgaggaggccgtcaTGATTTACCACGACTTTGAGTCGCGGGACCTGTCGGTGCGGTACATCGACTGGACCTTCTGGCTCGATGTTTGCCGGCGGATCATGAGCTCCCTGAACACCATGTCCGAGGTTCGGATCCTCTCCTTCCTCTACACCACCTGGGATGCCCTCACCAAGGACCCTCGGCGGAAAGAGGCCCTCTGCCTGAGCTGGCTTCTCACCGAGGAGACGTTCGATGCCTTCTTCAACAACTGGTGCCCCATGGTTCGCGCTTACTACCAGCGCCTGCTCTGCTGGAGGATctgccgcgacgacggcagcgccaCAGAGGTCGACGT GAAAATcatggccgtggcggcaACGCGACTGAGGACCGCCTGGTCGCATTGTCTCTTCTTGAAACGAAgcgccgaggaagcgggACGGgtcccgccgtcgacggtcccCACCTGTCCCGTCCCCGGGAAGAGGTTCATCATCATTCGACAGGAAGTGAACACGCCGGTGCCGGGGCCTCTCATGGGCTTCGACACGTTTGCCAGGATCATCAAGGagtctccgtcgtcgaaggAGCTTCCGGAGCCGAGTAGCGTCACCGCCAGGGGCGACTCGAAGAAGCGGTGGTCGCTGCTGGGCAAGGTCCTCTCGATGACGGGCGGCGCCAGCGCCGAGCAGACGGTGGTGCCGGACGCAGCCGGCAAAGGCCCGTTTGCCGGGACGCAGACCTTTGGCGCCCGGCACGAGGTCGCCGAGACGCCGACGCGCGGCTTCTCGCCTCTCACCCTCCTGGGCTCGATGAAATCCGGCACAAGGTCGGTCGAGTCCGactcggcctgctcgtcgcccgtgTTCGACGAGCAAAAATACGTCTTCAAGTTCGTCCTGGGTTGGCACCAGTCGCAGACGCAAGCTGGCGGTCTTGACCTCCGGCGGCCCAGGCTTCCGGCTCCTGCGCACTCGCAGGTCGGGGCCAGGGCTCGGATGGCGAGCGAGATGTGGCCGTtgtccgacgacgccgacgacgcggcagCCGGCGGCAGCTCTCAGCAGCAAGCGTCGAGCGAGTGCCGGAGGAGCTCGGTGAACACGTCGGTTGAGCTGTGGCTCCGAggcacgccgacgccggtggTGGCGCTCGAGCACGAGAGCCGGAgcgtggcgacggcgggtgccgacgacggccccgCAGGAGAGACGCCGTTCGTTTCGACGGAGGCGCCGACGCAGGACGGACCGGACGGCCGGCGAGAGTCGTTGACAAAGGCCGCCAAGCCGGTCGGGGTTTACGCCAGGAATGCCGTCTACCTGGGTCGAGCACTTGGAGAGTGGGCCCAGGTCGTGCACGAGTGCAACGGCTTCATCGACCGGCGGCACAACGAAGGCGTATCCCAACTTGGCGACGTCGAAGTGCCCCAGATGGGCGTCGAAGGCCTACGCAAGGCGGCCGGCTGA
- a CDS encoding Endopolyphosphatase: MARRRGRKGLSLLLALALGSGSAVAASITAVAAGPAPASAPAPAPAAHPSPAVQPQPPQRKEDAAPPRVRADRDRRQQAPLQQWPLHAPAAAEDESRAQAGAPPAPPQRRLHGRFLHITDFHPDDLYKVHSSTDEDIACHRGNGIAGTYGTARSDCDSPYSLVNATFAWIEANIRDQIDFVIWTGDSARHDSDERHPRHEAQVLASNRAIADKFVETFVADGSGRLSVPVVPTFGNNDFLPHNIMRPGPNKWFQAYGDIWRRFIPEEQRHLFAFGGWFAVDVVPDRLAVLSLNTMFFFDRNAAVDGCADPAEPGYKLMEWLGVQLQRLRDKGMKAILMGHVPPARTDSKQNWDETCWQRYHLWLHQYRDVVTASLFGHMNIDHFLLADTRNIDLATVAGQRRPPKHDSISLLSKGDYLQDLRDEWGDLPGPAMKPHGDGAGADDDDDDDDDDDDALSLLSKGDYLEDLRAAWSNLPGSVMELLDDDGDDKNGGEDDGTDRTSGKKNRKGRKSRKKKKKKGGKKKGKNKYDKIGGLYGERYQLSLVCPSVVPNYFPTLRVYEYNVTGLNEATVWQDAMAAAAADDDAAAFHEELKRQAPADGTRKRRKGGRREKSGEDEDLVVPEDPPAASLPGPAHYPQPFTLTGYVQYFANITYINNDEAGDDMDASSKRRGGNSDERPERPVPKPRAFRYEVEYSTFDDAIFQLKDLTVRSYLNLAYRMGRRKRNEWSSAGGSGDGDVDFDGDDDDERAQEEDEKEDEDEEGDDQVDGGRFDASTKGRKGRKRRQRERNRTWLHFLDHAFVRTVPREDLEVMRR, translated from the exons ATGGCGCGCCGTCGTGGCAGGAAGGGACTGTCACTGCTgctggccttggccttgggcaGCGGCTCTGCTGTCGCAGCATCCATTACCGCCGTTGCGGCTGGTCCTGCACCCGCatccgcacccgcacccgcacctGCAGCGCATCCTTCGCCTGCAGTGCAACCGCAACCGCCGCAGCGCAAGGAAgacgccgcgccgccgagggtaCGGGCAGATCGAGATAGGCGCCAGCAGGCACCGCTGCAGCAATGGCCTCTCCATGCACCAgctgcggccgaggacgaatcCCGAGCCCAAGCTGGTGccccgccggcgcccccCCAGCGCCGGCTTCACGGTCGCTTCCTGCACATTACCG ACTTTCATCCCGATGATCTCTACAAGGTGCACTCCTCCACCGACGAGGACATCGCCTGCCACcgcggcaacggcatcgccggTACCTACGGCACCGCAAGGTCCGACTGCGACTCGCCCTACTCCCTCGTCAACGCCACCTTTGCCTGGATCGAGGCCAACATCCGGGACCAAATCGACTTCGTCATCTGGACCGGCGACTCGGCCCGCCACGACAGCGACGAACGTCACCCGCGCCACGAGGCTCAGGTGCTCGCCTCGAAccgcgccatcgccgacaagTTCGTCGAGaccttcgtcgccgacggctccggcaGGCTGTCGGTGCCCGTCGTGCCGACCTTTGGCAACAATGACTTTCTGCCCCACAACATCATGCGGCCCGGCCCCAACAAGTGGTTCCAGGCCTACGGCGACATCTGGAGACGCTTCATCCCCGAAGAGCAGCGCCACCTCTTCGCCTTCGGCGGCTggttcgccgtcgacgtcgtacCCGACCGCCTCGCCGTTCTGAGCCTCAACACCATGTTCTTCTTCGACCgcaacgccgccgtcgacggctgcgcCGACCCCGCCGAGCCGGGCTACAAGCTAATGGAGTGGCTGGGCGTCCAGCTGCAGCGCCTCCGCGACAAGGGCATGAAGGCCATCCTCATGGGCCACGTCCCGCCCGCGCGGACCGACAGCAAGCAGAACTGGGACGAGACGTGCTGGCAGCGCTACCACCTCTGGCTGCACCAGTACCgcgacgtcgtcaccgcctcgCTCTTCGGCCACATGAACATCGACCACTTCCTGCTCGCCGACACGCGCAACATCGacctcgccaccgtcgccggccaaCGCCGCCCGCCGAAGCACGATTCCATCTCCCTCCTCTCCAAGGGCGACTACCTCCAGGACCTGCGCGACGAGTGGGGCGACCTGCCCGGCCCGGCCATGAAGccgcacggcgacggcgccggcgccgacgacgacgatgacgacgacgacgacgatgacgacgcccttTCCCTCCTCTCCAAGGGCGACTACCTCGAGGACCTGCGCGCCGCGTGGTCCAACCTGCCCGGCTCCGTCATGGAGCttctcgatgacgacggcgacgacaagaacggcggagaggacgacggcaccgaccgTACGTCGGGGAAGAAGAACAGGAAGGGCAGAAAGAgcaggaagaagaagaagaagaaggggggaaagaagaagggcaagaACAAGTACGACAAGATCGGCGGCCTCTACGGCGAGCGATACCAGCTGTCCCTCGTCTGCCCCAGCGTCGTGCCCAACTACTTCCCGACCCTTCGggtgtacgagtacaacGTGACGGGCTTGAACGAGGCGACGGTCTGGCAggacgccatggccgccgcggccgccgacgacgacgcggccgccttcCACGAGGAGCTCAAGCGGCAGGCGCCCGCCGACGGGACGCGCAAGCGGAGGAAGGGTGGCAGGCGGGAGAagagcggcgaggacgaggacctcgTGGTGCCCGAGGACCCCCCCGCAGCCTCGCTTCCCGGGCCCGCCCACTACCCGCAGCCCTTCACGCTGACGGGGTACGTGCAGTACTTTGCCAACATCACCTACATCAacaacgacgaggccggcgacgacatggacGCGTCCTCGAAGAGGCGTGGCGGCAACTCGGACGAGAGGCCCGAGCGACCGGTGCCGAAGCCACGCGCGTTTCGCTACGAGGTCGAGTACAGCACCTTTGACGACGCCATCTTCCAGCTCAAGGACCTCACCGTTCGGAGCTATCTCAACCTGGCCTATCGCATGGgcaggaggaagaggaacgAGTGGTCATCGGCGGGAGGCAGCGGTGACGGCGATGTCGActttgacggcgacgatgacgacgagcgggcgcaggaggaggacgagaaggaggacgaggacgaggagggcgacgaccaagtcgacggcggtcgTTTCGACGCCAGCACAAAGGGCAGGAAGGGGAGGAAGCGCCGGCAGCGAGAGCGCAACAGGACCTGGCTGCACTTTCTCGACCACGCCTTTGTCAGGACGGTGCCCCGCGAGGATCTGGAGGTGATGAGAAGGTGA
- a CDS encoding C6 finger domain protein has product MPNTGKPSKDCHLCRKRRVKCDLGRPGCLRCIKYGVDCPGYRDQAELVFRNASAATVQKRKKRAEPHSASEPTSSACSLWDGDDGDEPAAASSTTASGVSTARSSLLVLPRVMSEHWTAHSVSILLNVYENLDFLSNTYRANPRDGPLVWAAHLFSRTYVTNIRYPTAVGRDSEEETRRELGVYLGRTLRYVAAAIGDEQGAFRDDVLATVWILANYEASTVRFAHVHVDADADARRASCSSHAQGEGKQTLAHDGRPRRLLALLSHGGLSTLLPREDGRRPVLTAKQQTQALVTNTECPPESAEWLGTIREALSAGEGFMLHISIFIVKCARVQSRIVQILCARDLAAAEDEYGALMAEMEGAERLLARSMAETTGYMDELDGFMRNFYFAAVVKGYYYVLLLVHFLAHHVAGSVTPAELKAKRAVCLSRTRMAAQEIIDSVPRMFGPTASGKGRGSRPDSPKVVFDALMMVWPLTACYVVPSTLPRQKADAEAALFFIGHEIGVRQALNRVPAVVPPTPAEAVAVTDAVGKLTVDDVCLRPPFPCLPRLLNSSSSLLRTQPNLASIHSLRFFALDQNIPSSPPALESPLLTTAFASVTTITTTTTTDTSLPAPMASSAPTHHLQAAVAVFAPVRPTFNSRRTSDRLREGAGLYLPPQFRTNAHLSKGHTSVFKEVGLDEVASSRETSLDEDCRA; this is encoded by the exons ATGCCAAACACCGGCAAGCCCAGCAAGGATTGCCATCTGTGCCGTAAGCGGCGTGTCAAG TGCGACCTTGGGCGCCCCGGCTGCCTGAGATGCATCAAGTACGGCGTCGACTGCCCCGGGTACCGCGAccaggccgagctcgtcttCCGCAACGCTTCCGCCGCGACGGTCCAGAAGCGCAAGAAGCGGGCGGAGCCGCACAGTGCTAGCGAACCGACCTCCTCCGCATGCTCCCTCtgggacggcgacgacggcgacgagccggcggcagcctcgtcgacgacggcgtccggGGTCAGCACGGCCCGCTCCTCGCTCCTAGTCCTCCCCAGGGTCATGAGCGAGCATTGGACGGCCCACTCGGTCTCCATCCTGCTCAACGTGTACGAGAACCTCGACTTCCTGAGCAACACGTACCGCGCGAATCCCCGTGACGGCCCGCTCGTCTGGGCCGCCCACCTCTTCTCCCGCACCTACGTCACGAACATACGGTACccgacggccgtcggacgagactcggaggaggagacgcgACGCGAGCTGGGCGTCTACCTCGGGAGGACCCTTCGCTACGTCGCGGCGGCCAttggcgacgagcagggcgCATTCCGCGACGACGTGCTCGCGACGGTCTGGATCCTCGCCAACTACGAGGCAAGCACCGTCCGGTTTGCGCACGTGCACGTGGacgccgacgctgacgcgCGCCGTGCTAGCTGCTCGTCG CATGCTCAAGGCGAGGGGAAGCAAACCCTTGctcacgacggccggccgcgtcgccTTTTGGCCTTGCTATCACATGGTGGTTTGTCGACCCTCCTGCCGAGAGAAGACGGACGTCGGCCCGTTCTGACGGCGAAGCAGCAAACGCAAGCGCTCGTGACCAACACCGAATGCCCGCCCGAATCGGCCGAGTGGCTCGGCACCATCCGCGAGGCGCtgtcggccggcgagggcttCATGCTGCACATATCCATCTTCATCGTCAAGTGCGCCCGCGTCCAGTCGCGCATTGTGCAGATTCTCTGCGCACGCGACcttgccgcggccgaggacgagtacgGTGCGCtgatggccgagatggagggcGCCGAGCGGCTGCTCGCCCGGTCCATGGCCGAGACGACCGGCTACATGGACGAGCTGGACGGCTTCATGCGCAACTTTTacttcgccgccgtcgtcaagggcTACTACTACGTCCTGCTGCTTGTCCATTTTCTCGCCCACcacgtcgccggctccgtcacgccggccgagctcaAGGCGAAGCGGGCCGTCTGCCTGAGCAGAACGCGCATGGCGGCGCAGGAGATCATCGACAGCGTCCCGAGAATGTttgggccgacggcgtccggAAAGGGAAGAGGCAGCCGGCCGGACTCGCCCAAGGTGGTGTTTGACGCCCTCATGATGGTCTGGCCGCTGACGGCTTGCTAcgtcgtgccgtcgacgctgcctCGGCAAaaggccgacgccgaagcgGCACTCTTCTTCATCGGCCACGAGATTGGCGTGCGGCAAGCGCTGAACAGGGTtccggccgtcgtgccgccaacgccggcagaggccgtggccgtgacCGATGCGGTAGGCAAGTTGACGGTGGACGACGTTTG TCTGCGG CCGCCATTCCCATGCTTGCCTCGCCTTCTCAATTCATCCTCTTCACTTCTTCGCACTCAACCAAACCTTGCCTCAATTCATTCTCTTCGCTTCTTCGCACTCGACCAAAACATCCCATCATCTCCTCCAGCGCTTGAATCGCCGCTTCTAACCACGGCCTTCGCATccgtcaccaccatcaccaccaccaccaccaccgacaCCTCCCTGCCCGCTCCAATGGCCAGCTCCGCGCCCACCCACCACCTGCAGGCAGCAGTGGCTGTGTTCGCCCCTGTCCGGCCAACCTTCAACTCGCGTCGCACATCCGATCGCCTCCGTGAGGGCGCCGGCCTCTACTTGCCGCCGCAGTTCCGCACCAACGCCCACCTCAGCAAGGGCCACACCTCCGTCTTCAAGGAGGTTGgtctcgacgaggtcgctTCCTCGCGTGAAACTTCCCTCGACGAAGACTGCAGAGCCTAG